The following coding sequences are from one Sporichthyaceae bacterium window:
- a CDS encoding helix-turn-helix domain-containing protein has protein sequence MDGKSTTAANTAADLMTMRAVAGMFGTTERTVRRWVAGGLLPAYRVGPTLVRIRRSDAEALLRRVPTVATAVTS, from the coding sequence ATGGACGGGAAGAGCACGACGGCGGCGAACACCGCGGCCGACTTGATGACGATGCGCGCGGTGGCCGGGATGTTCGGCACGACGGAGCGCACAGTGCGCCGCTGGGTGGCCGGTGGCCTCCTGCCGGCTTACAGGGTCGGCCCGACGTTGGTCCGGATCCGGCGCTCGGACGCGGAGGCGCTACTCCGTCGGGTGCCGACCGTCGCAACGGCGGTGACCTCGTGA
- a CDS encoding recombinase family protein yields MVGYTRLSSDTDRSTSIARQRDLIEQTARARGWVLVGIEDDVDVSATKSRLDRRGLAKIRAMAVTGAIDGVLTWRVDRIARSVRDLAELTEEWTSQNVSLTSCTESFDTSTPSGRAMLQLLSVFAELEAATIRERVLASRAALRKGQRWGGGTPPFGYRIVDRDGGGKVLEVDPEEKGAVERVVADVLGGASLNVCVKWLNDNGHRPHRAEKWTVQALKVVLTGYSLLGQQTHKDKVIRDEAGYPMQFWDPILTEEQSQQLRQRMSTGAAPGRKDTRGVKSSPVRLLSGAGLLECSGCGGPMWANQSNARPCYKCPSRECPQPMVISAEPLEQWIVDQWVDHVGAMPHGHFTVTTGAPEELPRVEEALAAAATELAGALADDDREDDVEVLGEKLKALKARRTELLAAPREGAVVWHASGLTFLGAWDQAEDSADPIGLRRALVRQAVERIVVRPGVRGRKGVDTDRFTVRWAEGLDAAG; encoded by the coding sequence GACGTGTCGGCCACCAAGAGCAGATTGGACAGGCGGGGCCTCGCCAAGATCCGGGCCATGGCGGTCACCGGCGCCATCGACGGCGTGCTCACGTGGCGCGTGGACCGCATCGCCCGATCCGTGCGCGACCTGGCGGAGCTGACGGAGGAGTGGACCTCGCAGAACGTCAGCCTGACTAGCTGCACCGAATCGTTCGACACCTCCACGCCCAGCGGTCGGGCAATGCTGCAGCTGCTGTCGGTGTTCGCCGAACTCGAAGCGGCGACGATCCGGGAACGGGTACTGGCCTCGCGGGCTGCGCTACGCAAGGGCCAGCGCTGGGGCGGCGGCACTCCCCCATTCGGCTATCGGATCGTGGACCGAGATGGTGGCGGCAAGGTGCTGGAGGTGGATCCGGAGGAGAAGGGCGCGGTGGAGCGCGTGGTGGCCGATGTGCTGGGAGGTGCATCGCTCAACGTCTGTGTGAAGTGGCTCAACGACAATGGCCACCGACCCCACCGGGCGGAGAAGTGGACGGTGCAAGCGCTCAAGGTGGTGCTGACCGGGTACAGCCTGCTGGGCCAGCAGACGCACAAGGACAAGGTGATCCGCGATGAGGCGGGTTACCCGATGCAGTTCTGGGATCCGATTCTGACGGAGGAGCAGTCACAACAGTTACGGCAGCGGATGTCCACCGGCGCGGCTCCCGGCCGCAAGGACACGCGCGGTGTGAAATCCAGTCCTGTAAGGCTTCTGAGCGGCGCGGGACTGCTGGAGTGTTCCGGCTGCGGCGGCCCGATGTGGGCCAACCAGAGCAACGCCCGGCCCTGTTACAAGTGTCCCAGCCGTGAGTGCCCGCAACCTATGGTCATCAGCGCTGAGCCGCTGGAGCAGTGGATTGTGGATCAGTGGGTGGATCACGTCGGCGCAATGCCCCACGGACACTTCACGGTGACCACCGGGGCCCCGGAGGAGTTGCCCCGGGTCGAGGAAGCGTTGGCTGCCGCCGCCACCGAGCTGGCCGGTGCGCTGGCGGATGACGACCGAGAGGACGACGTGGAGGTGCTGGGCGAGAAGCTGAAGGCCCTGAAGGCACGCAGGACGGAGCTGCTGGCTGCGCCGCGTGAAGGTGCAGTGGTCTGGCACGCATCCGGGCTGACGTTCCTGGGCGCCTGGGATCAGGCGGAGGACAGCGCCGACCCGATAGGGCTGCGCCGTGCGCTGGTGCGGCAAGCCGTAGAGCGCATCGTGGTGCGCCCCGGCGTGCGCGGTCGGAAGGGTGTAGACACCGACCGGTTCACAGTCCGATGGGCGGAGGGCCTGGACGCGGCCGGCTGA